A single Anaerolineales bacterium DNA region contains:
- the rpoC gene encoding DNA-directed RNA polymerase subunit beta' — protein MEAKSFKALRVSLASPEDILSWSYGEVQKPETINYRRLRPEKDGLFCEAIFGPTKDWQCYCGKYKNIRFKGITCEKCGVEVTRSAVRRERMGHITLAAPVAHVWYTRRVPSYLGLLLDISRRNLDRVLYFAQYVVTHVDEEARRKAGKRIEDEILALEREQADSLNQRIAQLKANRKRRLEDLEERKKTVEETYAEEVAGKIDPVIREGQQLERSLTERMGKTLRLPVVLEATGTQIADKGETVTNAHIVGVQRAVAQRLEEIEVVLKERRDHDLERIKSQVDKVKGESDAGMAELRELTDEGSLGTRDQLAGDREELMGIRPMTFLGESRYRELKVKWGQVFRADMGAEAFYEILKRLDLDKMAEELWEEARTTRSKQRKKKATKRLKVVEAFRRSGNRPEWMVLTVLPVIPPDLRPMVQLDGGRFATSDLNDLYRRVINRNNRLKRLVELGAPDVIVRNEKRMLQEAVDSLIDNAQRGKALSRRGRRELKSLSDMLKGKKGRFRRNLLGKRVDYSGRSVIVIGPHLKLFQCGLPKAMALELYRPFVISKLVLYNYAANVKGAKRIIERERPEVWEVLEEVIKDRPVLLNRAPTLHRLGIQAFEPVLVEGKAVQLHPLVCAAFNADFDGDQMSVHVPLSHRAVEEARELMLSSKNLLKPADGEPIVGPSKDMVLGVYYLTMGIQGRQHRGGGRAFSHMDEVELAYGLGQLDIHAPIKVKVETWFADDGSRLDEPETRLIETTVGRVIFNRVLPDGLRFVNHVLDKGSMQKLVADVYHLLREEGTPAVVDAIKDIGFAYATRSGTTIAVSDITVPKEKEAIIAKTLEEAEAVRRNYLRGLLTEQEMNERTIELWQATTGLVAQAVRRSMDPAGNLSTMALSGATKGGFGPISQLAGMRGLMADPAGRIIPLPIRSNFRDGLSTLEYFISTHGARKGLTDTALRTADAGYLTRRLVDVAQDVIINAHDCGTEQGVVIRRADDVAGQDFASRLVGRILAGRLTDPASGEVLLDKGDLIGIEESRRVAASGVAEAFLRSPLTCELQFGMCANCYGMDLGRGKMVNLGTAVGIVAAQSIGEPGTQLTLRTFHTGGVAAGGDITTGLPRVEELFEARKKPKGEAITAEIGGTVYVQQSAMPDGPRLLRIVESQLIQDEYSVPGNWALRIEDGTQVAAGELIATRGEAQIVATHAGRARLEGRTVIIAYDHTDEREYEIPPSARILVREGEKVEAGQQVTEGSLNPHAKLRILGREAAELYLLTEVQKVYRSQGQNINDKHFEVIIRKMLSKVQVTFPGDSLLLPGDLADRLYLQRMNEQLLREGKQPARAVQVLLGVTKASLSTESFLSASSFQHTIKVLAGAAIEAKVDYLRGLKENVIIGKLIPAGTAFPGEEAVLRDERLEEIEALPVESGEASESVAAD, from the coding sequence GTGGAAGCAAAGTCATTCAAGGCGCTGCGTGTGAGTCTGGCTTCGCCGGAGGATATCCTCAGCTGGTCTTACGGCGAGGTGCAGAAACCGGAGACGATCAACTACCGCCGCCTGCGGCCGGAGAAGGATGGGTTGTTCTGCGAGGCCATCTTCGGGCCGACGAAGGATTGGCAGTGCTACTGCGGCAAGTACAAGAATATCCGCTTCAAGGGAATCACCTGCGAGAAGTGCGGGGTGGAAGTGACGCGCTCGGCCGTCCGGCGCGAGCGCATGGGTCACATCACATTGGCGGCGCCCGTGGCCCATGTCTGGTACACCCGGCGCGTGCCTTCGTACCTCGGCTTGCTGCTGGATATCTCCCGGCGCAACCTCGACCGGGTGCTGTATTTTGCCCAGTACGTCGTAACCCATGTCGACGAAGAGGCGCGGCGCAAGGCCGGCAAGCGCATCGAGGACGAGATCCTGGCGCTTGAGCGCGAGCAGGCGGACTCGCTCAACCAGAGAATCGCCCAACTCAAGGCCAATCGAAAGAGGCGTCTCGAGGACCTCGAGGAGCGCAAGAAGACCGTTGAAGAGACCTATGCCGAGGAGGTCGCCGGCAAGATCGACCCTGTGATTCGGGAGGGGCAGCAGCTGGAGCGCAGCCTGACCGAGCGGATGGGCAAGACGCTGCGCCTGCCTGTCGTCCTCGAAGCCACCGGGACTCAGATCGCCGACAAGGGCGAGACGGTCACCAATGCTCATATCGTGGGGGTGCAGAGGGCCGTCGCTCAGCGCCTAGAGGAGATCGAGGTCGTTCTCAAAGAGCGGCGCGACCACGACCTCGAGCGCATCAAGTCCCAGGTGGATAAGGTCAAGGGCGAATCCGACGCCGGCATGGCCGAGCTGCGCGAGTTAACCGACGAAGGCTCTCTTGGGACCCGCGATCAACTGGCGGGAGATCGGGAAGAGCTCATGGGGATCCGCCCGATGACGTTCCTGGGCGAGAGCCGCTACCGTGAGCTAAAGGTCAAGTGGGGCCAGGTATTCCGCGCCGACATGGGGGCCGAGGCCTTCTACGAGATACTGAAGCGCCTCGACCTTGACAAGATGGCAGAAGAGCTCTGGGAAGAAGCCCGCACCACCCGCAGCAAGCAGCGCAAGAAGAAGGCTACCAAGCGCCTGAAGGTGGTCGAGGCCTTCCGCCGCTCGGGCAACCGGCCGGAGTGGATGGTCCTGACGGTACTGCCGGTGATCCCGCCCGACCTGCGCCCGATGGTTCAGCTGGACGGCGGCCGCTTCGCCACCTCTGACCTGAACGACCTGTATCGGCGGGTGATCAACCGCAACAACCGCCTGAAGCGGCTGGTTGAGCTCGGCGCCCCCGACGTTATCGTGCGCAACGAGAAGCGCATGTTGCAGGAGGCGGTGGATTCGTTGATCGACAACGCCCAGCGCGGCAAGGCGCTCTCGCGTCGCGGCCGGAGAGAACTCAAGTCCCTGAGCGACATGCTGAAGGGAAAGAAGGGCCGGTTCCGCCGCAACCTGCTTGGGAAGCGCGTCGATTACTCGGGTCGCTCGGTGATCGTGATTGGCCCGCACCTCAAGCTCTTCCAGTGTGGCCTGCCGAAGGCCATGGCTCTCGAGCTGTACCGCCCGTTCGTTATCTCCAAGCTGGTGTTGTACAACTACGCCGCCAACGTCAAGGGCGCCAAGCGGATCATCGAGCGCGAACGGCCGGAGGTCTGGGAGGTCCTGGAGGAGGTCATCAAGGACCGCCCGGTGCTCCTCAACCGCGCCCCCACCCTGCACCGCCTGGGGATCCAGGCCTTTGAGCCGGTCTTGGTGGAAGGCAAAGCTGTGCAGCTGCACCCGCTGGTGTGCGCCGCTTTCAACGCCGACTTCGATGGCGACCAGATGTCGGTCCACGTCCCGCTTTCGCACAGGGCGGTTGAGGAAGCCCGCGAGCTGATGCTCTCGAGCAAGAACTTGCTCAAGCCCGCGGATGGGGAGCCGATTGTCGGCCCGTCCAAGGACATGGTCCTGGGGGTGTACTACCTGACGATGGGTATCCAGGGGCGGCAGCACAGGGGCGGCGGCCGGGCCTTCTCCCACATGGACGAAGTCGAGTTGGCCTATGGCCTCGGGCAGCTCGACATCCACGCCCCGATCAAGGTCAAAGTCGAGACCTGGTTCGCGGACGATGGATCGAGGCTCGACGAGCCGGAGACGCGTTTGATCGAAACCACCGTCGGGCGGGTGATCTTCAACCGCGTCCTGCCGGACGGGCTGCGCTTCGTCAACCATGTTCTCGACAAGGGTTCGATGCAGAAGCTGGTGGCGGACGTGTACCACCTGCTGCGCGAGGAGGGGACGCCGGCGGTGGTCGATGCCATCAAGGATATCGGCTTCGCCTATGCCACCCGGTCAGGCACCACCATCGCGGTGTCGGATATCACCGTCCCCAAGGAGAAGGAAGCGATCATCGCCAAGACGCTGGAAGAAGCCGAGGCGGTGCGTCGCAACTACCTGCGGGGCCTGCTGACCGAGCAGGAAATGAACGAGCGCACGATCGAGCTGTGGCAGGCGACGACGGGCCTGGTGGCCCAGGCCGTGCGCCGCAGCATGGATCCAGCCGGCAACCTGAGCACAATGGCTCTCTCCGGCGCCACCAAGGGTGGCTTCGGCCCGATTTCGCAGCTGGCCGGCATGCGCGGCCTTATGGCCGATCCGGCAGGACGCATCATTCCCCTGCCGATCCGGTCGAACTTCCGCGATGGATTGAGCACGCTGGAGTATTTCATATCAACGCATGGGGCGCGCAAGGGACTGACCGACACCGCCCTGCGCACGGCCGACGCTGGCTACCTGACGCGGCGTCTGGTCGACGTGGCCCAGGACGTGATTATCAACGCCCACGATTGCGGCACGGAGCAGGGCGTCGTGATCCGGCGCGCCGATGACGTCGCCGGACAGGACTTTGCCTCGCGCCTCGTCGGGCGGATCCTGGCCGGGCGCCTCACCGACCCCGCTAGCGGCGAAGTGCTGTTGGACAAGGGCGACCTGATCGGTATCGAGGAGTCGCGGCGAGTGGCTGCCTCTGGAGTGGCCGAAGCCTTTCTCCGGTCTCCGCTCACGTGCGAACTCCAGTTCGGCATGTGCGCCAACTGCTATGGGATGGACCTCGGGCGCGGCAAGATGGTCAACCTGGGCACGGCGGTCGGGATCGTGGCCGCCCAGTCGATCGGCGAGCCGGGCACCCAATTGACCCTGCGCACGTTCCACACCGGCGGCGTTGCTGCCGGCGGCGACATTACTACGGGCTTGCCGCGCGTCGAGGAGCTCTTCGAGGCTCGCAAGAAGCCCAAGGGGGAAGCGATCACGGCCGAGATCGGCGGCACGGTCTACGTCCAGCAGTCCGCTATGCCGGACGGTCCGCGTCTGCTGCGCATCGTCGAAAGCCAGTTGATCCAGGATGAATACTCTGTGCCGGGCAACTGGGCGCTGCGGATTGAGGACGGCACCCAGGTGGCGGCGGGCGAGCTGATCGCCACGCGTGGCGAAGCCCAAATTGTGGCCACACACGCCGGCCGCGCCCGGCTGGAAGGCCGCACCGTGATCATCGCCTATGATCACACCGATGAGCGCGAATACGAGATCCCGCCTAGCGCCCGCATTCTGGTCAGAGAAGGCGAGAAGGTCGAGGCTGGGCAGCAGGTGACCGAGGGATCCCTGAATCCGCACGCCAAACTCCGCATCCTCGGACGAGAAGCCGCCGAGCTGTACCTGCTGACCGAAGTCCAGAAGGTGTACCGCTCGCAGGGACAGAACATCAACGACAAGCACTTTGAGGTCATCATCCGCAAGATGCTCTCGAAGGTGCAAGTGACTTTCCCAGGGGACAGCCTGCTGCTGCCGGGGGATCTGGCCGATCGCTTGTACCTGCAGCGCATGAACGAGCAGCTTCTGCGCGAGGGGAAGCAGCCGGCGCGGGCCGTTCAGGTTCTGCTGGGGGTGACCAAGGCCTCGCTCAGCACTGAGTCCTTCCTCTCGGCCTCGTCGTTCCAGCACACCATCAAGGTGCTGGCAGGGGCCGCGATTGAGG